A window from Parambassis ranga chromosome 13, fParRan2.1, whole genome shotgun sequence encodes these proteins:
- the LOC114445370 gene encoding mRNA decay activator protein ZFP36: MSDMLDEIFTKNLLNLALNDALLQPQSQLKVPEQSRLNRSASYFSPPSPPASSCLSLSTEHVNSDDSGSSLWSSNIWSQAPGSKQKQLPFRPDRSMSLTESSSSLLSSFGQLKHLEAFPSSGPATTVAPPPGFPPSSTLPAQIPPLPSSNRYKTELCRGFQETGSCKYGSKCQFAHGEAELRGLYRHPKYKTEPCRTFYNFGYCPYGSRCHFIHEEKNSGAPLPSARFQRQPTPTATGAHNPRHQLRQSVSFAGFLGSSRSSSPPSFTSSFNDPNLGFSRAPSVSPPPADLLSPVFADSVQREATAFQFGNYQTRASTGDIHNIPLILEPKASRCVCGQGNNFNSNNSRIFSTVEDGQQQDSSMLFPSPGGFIKPAGLQRFSSEDSLEDSYSSSGGSSGTESPTFDGPGTKRLTVFERLSLSD, from the exons ATGTCCGATATGCTTGACGAAATCTTCACAAAG AACCTTCTGAACCTGGCCCTGAACGATGCCCTGCTCCAGCCACAGTCTCAACTCAAAGTCCCGGAGCAGAGTCGGCTGAACCGGTCAGCCTCCTacttctctcccccctcccctccggCCTCTTCCTGCCTTAGCCTGAGCACTGAGCATGTTAACAGTGACGACAGCGGCAGCTCTCTCTGGTCCTCCAACATCTGGAGCCAGGCTCCGGGCTCCAAGCAAAAACAACTCCCTTTCCGGCCTGACCGCTCCATGAGCTTGACCgagtccagcagcagcctgctgtcCTCCTTTGGACAGCTGAAACACTTGGAGGCGTTCCCGTCTTCAGGTCCTGCTACAACTGTGGCTCCTCCACCGGGCTTCCCTCCTTCATCCACCCTTCCAGCCCAGATCCCACCACTGCCATCTTCTAACCGTTATAAGACTGAGCTGTGCCGTGGCTTCCAGGAGACCGGCAGCTGCAAATATGGCAGCAAGTGCCAGTTTGCCCATGGTGAGGCAGAACTGCGAGGACTGTACCGCCACCCTAAGTATAAGACAGAGCCCTGCAGAACCTTCTACAACTTTGGCTACTGCCCCTACGGCTCCCGCTGCCACTTCATTCACGAGGAGAAAAACAGCGGTGCTCCGTTGCCATCTGCCAGATTCCAGAGGCAGCCAACTCCCACAGCAACAGGTGCTCACAACCCACGCCACCAGCTCCGCCAGAGTGTCAGCTTTGCTGGGTTCCTGGGCTCTTCACGTAGCTCATCTCCTCCATCATTCACTTCTTCCTTCAATGATCCAAACCTGGGGTTCAGCCGTGCTCCCTCTGTTTCTCCGCCTCCTGCCGATCTCCTCTCCCCAGTGTTTGCCGACTCAGTGCAGCGGGAAGCAACCGCATTCCAGTTTGGTAACTATCAGACCCGTGCCAGCACTGGAGACATCCACAACATCCCTCTCATCTTGGAGCCAAAGGCCTCACGCTGTGTGTGCGGACAAGGAAATAACtttaacagcaacaacagcagaatcttcagcactgtggaggacgggcagcagcaggacagcagcATGCTGTTTCCTAGTCCCGGAGGATTCATAAAGCCTGCGGGACTCCAGCGCTTCTCCTCCGAGGACTCCCTGGAGGACAGctacagcagcagtggaggttCCAGTGGAACAGAGTCTCCAACCTTTGATGGACCAGGCACCAAGAGGCTCACTGTGTTTGAGCGCCTGTCCCTGTCTGACTAA